The genomic DNA TTTGAATCACCGGAAGTTCTCGAACAAGTTTGTCGCTGCCGTCCGTGACAAATCGGTTGGTGATTAAAAAGCCAGCGACTGCAGCAAGAATGAAAGCGACTGTCCAGCTCAGCAGAATGCCGACTTTTTGAGTTGCCTGGAACCATGGCTGGTCCGAGAGAGGCGTTTTGATTTGTTCGAGTTTGGCAGTCGCCAAAGTTTTCTCGACGAAATCTTTCGGGGCATTGGGACGTTCAAGTTCGTCCAGCAGGTCATACGTTTTGGAAAGTAACTCAACATCGTTTCGAGCAACAGAATTCTGCACGAGCAGGGACTCAATGCGGCGCGTCTGCGCTTCGTCAAGCTCTCCATCCAGGTAGGCTGGGAGATTGTCGCGATCTTCGCTCGTGAGTCGGCTGAGTTTTTCCATAATGGTTGACGGAGTCAATTCTCCGCAGTGTAATTCAAATCGGGAAAATCAAATCGGGAAATTTCATAATCAAGTGATAAAGCTTTCGAGAGCTTCTCGCAGGTTTTCTCTGGCTCTTGAGAGTAAAGACTTAACGGCTTGTGGTGAAAGCTGCATGGATTCGGCAATGTCGGCGTAGCTCATCCCTTCGAAGCGATGAAGCAGGATCGCCATTCTTTGACGTTCATTGAGAACGCCGAGTGCGGATTGCACACATTCCTGAAGTTCGGATTTGTCGAGTTGCCGTGTCGGCATCAACGCTGATTTTTCGGCAACATTGTTCTCGCCCACTTGAACCGGTTGTGATCCGCTCGATCCGACATGAAACTGAACTTCTTTCTTTCGTCCTTTCGAGCGTCGTGAGTTACTCGCCAGGTTGTTGGCAATTTGAAAGATCCATGTCGACAGTTTTGCTGTCGGTTCGTATCCCTGTTTGGCGCGGTAAATTCTCAGGAAGACTTCCTGAGCAAGGTCTTCAGCGAGTGCGGAGTCCGCAAACATACTGGTGAAAATTCCAATGAGACGGTTTTGGTATCGCTCAACAATTTGCGCAAACGCACTGTCATCGCCATTCTTGACCCGCAACATCAGTTGCACATCAGGATCACGAAGATAGGGGGACGGACTCAATGATGAGGTC from Thalassoglobus polymorphus includes the following:
- a CDS encoding anti-sigma factor family protein; translation: MEKLSRLTSEDRDNLPAYLDGELDEAQTRRIESLLVQNSVARNDVELLSKTYDLLDELERPNAPKDFVEKTLATAKLEQIKTPLSDQPWFQATQKVGILLSWTVAFILAAVAGFLITNRFVTDGSDKLVRELPVIQNLDRYDEVQSVEFLNQLTAEKALLEEMRKATRHAQK
- a CDS encoding RNA polymerase sigma factor, with the translated sequence MTSSLSPSPYLRDPDVQLMLRVKNGDDSAFAQIVERYQNRLIGIFTSMFADSALAEDLAQEVFLRIYRAKQGYEPTAKLSTWIFQIANNLASNSRRSKGRKKEVQFHVGSSGSQPVQVGENNVAEKSALMPTRQLDKSELQECVQSALGVLNERQRMAILLHRFEGMSYADIAESMQLSPQAVKSLLSRARENLREALESFIT